Within the Thermostichus lividus PCC 6715 genome, the region TAATCTACTGCAAAACCTCAAGGTTTCTCCAGTTGATTGTTACCAACAGGTGCAACGGCATTGGATAGAGTTTCAACTTGATCAAATCCCCGGAGATTTATATGAACAAAGACTCTGATTTGATGGACTGGCAGCAAGAGTTTATAGCTACAAATTTGTTGGCGATCGGCTATAACGCTTGGGCAGGATACCTCGGTGGAGAACGAGGCGCACTCATTTGCAGCACTAATTCTCCAGCAGTTGGCGTTACAGGGGAATCTTTCCAAACTTACTTTATTCGGCGATCGCGCCTAGCTGCTTTTCTGAACGCCTGGTTAGTCGCTCCTGACACGGTGATTTTGCGCCATCACTTCATGAATGCCCACATTCTGGAAGCGGTGGATTCTTATAATCCAATGACGGAATTGGTCTTTCTGATGGAATCGTTTAACCAAGTGACGTTCTTTTACCTCAAGAATCTGCCCATCTCACCACCCCAATGCTACGAGCAAGTGTGTAAAACCTGGGAGGAGTTTCAGCCAGCAATTTGTGCCTTACAAAAGAATGTTGTGTCCTGACCCTGATGGTCAATAGCACTGCGACTACTGAATCTCTGAACCGATCACCCAACTCAAGATCTATTATGCTCAAGTATTACTTGCATCGCTCTGGAAAAATTCCTGCATCTATTCATCCATTCGTGAAAAATCAGGTCAACTCTCAATCTAATTCACCGCCTCAATTCGGTTTAATTCAGATGGTCGATCGCATTTACAGCTTTATTTTCTCTAAAGTTCAACCTATTTTTCAACAGAAACGCTAGCCACATTTATTCAAGGATTGAACATGAACATCTTCTTGGGGGCGATCGCCCTGCTAATCTCCTTTCTGCTGATTGGATCGATTCTTTACCTACTCTTTCCCCGCAAGTATCAGTCTGCTGATTCCGTTGCCAATTCCTATGACAATTGGACAAATGATGGCATTCTGGAGTTCTACTGGGGCGAACACATCCACCTGGGGCACTATGGCACTCCACCCCGCCGCAAGAATTTTCTCAAAGCCAAAGAAGACTTTGTGCATGAGATGGTGCATTGGGGCAAACTCGATCGCCTTCCTCCCGGCAGTACAGTTTTAGACGTGGGCTGTGGCATTGGTGGCAGCAGTCGCATTCTGGCACGGGATTATGGCTTCCATGTGACTGGCATTACCATCAGTCCACAGCAAGTAAGACGCGCCCAAGAATTAACACCGCCTGGGGTGAGTGCCCAGTTCCAGGTTGATGATGCCTTGGCACTGTCCTTTCCCGATGCCAGCTTTGATGTGGTCTGGTCGATTGAAGCAGGGCCGCACATGCCAGATAAAGCGCAGTTTGCTAGAGAGCTATTGCGGGTGCTGAAACCAGGTGGAATTCTAGTGGTCGCCGATTGGAATCAACGGGATGATCGTCGGCTTCCACTCAATTTTTGGGAAAAACTAGTCATGCGGCAACTGCTCGATCAATGGTCGCATCCAGCATTTTCCAGCATTGAGGGATTTTCAGAATTACTGGAGGCAACGGGACTGGTCGATGGAACTGTAACAACAGCGGACTGGACTGCTGAAACCCTACCCTCATGGCTCGATTCCATCTGGCAAGGCGTTGTCCGTCCAGCCGGAATTGTTCGATTTGGCTTGATCGGGTTGATTAAATCCTTGCGAGAAGTGCCCACCTTCCTGTTGATGCGGCTGGCATTTGGAGCAGGGCTATGTCGCTTTGGCATGTTTCGGGCGGTACGCGCCAATGTCTCTGCGAGTGAGGCGTTATCTGTGCAGACAAGGGATAGGCTTGCGGGATTTTCTTACGGAGACGCTGCACGAACATGAGTGAGATGAATGCTCTCGTTCCTGAAAATGCAGCCGATATTACCTATGATGTCATCATTGTTGGTGGTGGCATTGTGGGGTTAGTCCTAGCCTGCGGATTGTTATCTTCGGGTTTGCGGATTGCAATTGTTGAAGCGAAGACACCTCAGCAGGTGGCAGATCGCCTCCGCGCCTACGCCCTGTCGCCCCAGTCTGCCCACATTTTTCGTGCTTTGGGGGTGTGGGAGCAAATTGCGCCGGCGATCGCCCATTTTCCTAAAGTCGTCCTGTCGGATGCCGACTATCCACACTATGTGGAATTCTTGCCAGATGATATTGGCGAACCTGCTGTCTACTATTGTGCTGAGCATTCTATTCTGGTGCAGGCACTTCAACAGAAGGTTGCAACTTGCCCCGCTGTGACCTGCTGGTATGAAACTCAAGTCGTAGAAGTCAGTTATGGCACTGATCGAGCGACTCTGATGCTCAGCCATTCGCAACAACCAGAACGAACAGTTGCTGTGAATGCAGCCCTCGTCGTGGCGGCTGATGGCGCTAACTCTCAATTGCGAATCGGAGAAGAAATTAAAACCATTGGCTGGGATTACTGGCAATCTTGTGTTACAGCCTTTGTCTCACCTGCTCCACCTCACCAAAACATCGCCTATGAGCGGTTTTGGTCAAGTGGTCCGTTTGCCGTTTTGCCTTTACCTGACAATCGCTGTCAGATTGTTTGGACTGCTCCCCATGCGGAAGCGAGGGCGATCGCTGCTTTGCCATCTACCCAGTTTATTGCTGAAATGAGTCGTCGCTACGGCAACCAAGCCAGCGACCTTACCTTACTCAGTGCTCCCCTGGTGTTTCCTGTCCGGTTGGTACAGAGTCAAACCTATTGCAAACCTCGCCTTGCTTTAGTCGGAGATGCCGCCCATTGTTGTCATCCCATTGGCGGACAGGGGCTGAACATGGGCATCCGCGATGCCGCAGCCCTGGCTCAAGTTCTCCAAACAGCGCAGCAGCAGCAACAGGATCTCGGTAGTTTAGTGGTTTTGAAATCCTACGATCGCTGGCGGCGTTATGAAAACTGGCTCGTCTTACTCATGACCGATCTGCTCAACCGTACCTTCTCTAACCACTGGTTGCCTCTGGTCACCCTGCGGCGCATTGTCCTGCACGGAATGATCACTTGGACTCCTTTGCGGCAATTATTCCTGCGACTCATGACTGGACTCTGGGGCAGACAACCCTAGTTATCGAGTTTTGCACCGCTAGCCGCATTTATCGCCTATTGATTTGGTGAGTCTGCGGTTGAAGCGATAACTGCGATCGCGCAGTGTTGCCGGAGGCAAATCGCGCCAGCAGCCCAACAAGTCGATGAAGCGGACGGTTGAGAAATCTTGATTGTGTTGCGGATGTGACTTGCCGCCGCTTATCTTAATCGTTATGTTACACTAAAATAGTAGACCTTAGACCTGTTGGGAAATAACGAGCAGAATCGCTGAAACCCTTATACAGCATAGCTTTCAAGGATTCCTCGCCAAAATCGCTGAAACGCTTGCCAGGAAGGGCTTCCAAGGCTTTTCAAGCTTATTACACAACAACTCTCTTACACTTTTTTTGGAAATTCATGAAAACCAATCGACCTCTTTTATTCTTTACCATTCCATTATTTGCTGTAGTAGCTGCAGCAGTCACACAGCCTGCTGTCGGGCGACCTCCCGCGCCTTTTCCTCCTAACGGTCTACCTCCAGGCATCACTCCGAGTTATCGTGACCAAGAGCGGGCTTGGCGTGACATACGCAAAGCGGAAGAGACAGCGTATAGGCTCTCTTTCTTGGCAACACAAGCCTCAATAGCAAGGGCGAGCGATTTGACAAGTTTGGGCAATCGCCTCCTTAGTGATGCGCGGGGTCTATATGAGGCTGGAAGATACTTTCAAGCGACTGAAACCGCACTTGCTGCCAACAATGTTTATGAAGCCGCCCAAAACTTATACGAAGGCCAACTCGGCTATGTTCTGGGTCCTCGTGGGGAAGGAGTACTTACCCGTAGTTACTACGATGCGCCCTATCGAGTGTCAGAGGAGTTGTATAGAGCCGATTCAATCATGGCTTACTACAGATCAAACGACAGCACTGTGAGCAATTTACTTCGTTATGCCCGTGAGCTTGCAACACCATCCACATCTCCAACTGCTTCAATCCCATCCGCTAGTGCGCCTAACCTTAGC harbors:
- a CDS encoding methyltransferase domain-containing protein, whose product is MNIFLGAIALLISFLLIGSILYLLFPRKYQSADSVANSYDNWTNDGILEFYWGEHIHLGHYGTPPRRKNFLKAKEDFVHEMVHWGKLDRLPPGSTVLDVGCGIGGSSRILARDYGFHVTGITISPQQVRRAQELTPPGVSAQFQVDDALALSFPDASFDVVWSIEAGPHMPDKAQFARELLRVLKPGGILVVADWNQRDDRRLPLNFWEKLVMRQLLDQWSHPAFSSIEGFSELLEATGLVDGTVTTADWTAETLPSWLDSIWQGVVRPAGIVRFGLIGLIKSLREVPTFLLMRLAFGAGLCRFGMFRAVRANVSASEALSVQTRDRLAGFSYGDAART
- a CDS encoding FAD-dependent hydroxylase — translated: MNALVPENAADITYDVIIVGGGIVGLVLACGLLSSGLRIAIVEAKTPQQVADRLRAYALSPQSAHIFRALGVWEQIAPAIAHFPKVVLSDADYPHYVEFLPDDIGEPAVYYCAEHSILVQALQQKVATCPAVTCWYETQVVEVSYGTDRATLMLSHSQQPERTVAVNAALVVAADGANSQLRIGEEIKTIGWDYWQSCVTAFVSPAPPHQNIAYERFWSSGPFAVLPLPDNRCQIVWTAPHAEARAIAALPSTQFIAEMSRRYGNQASDLTLLSAPLVFPVRLVQSQTYCKPRLALVGDAAHCCHPIGGQGLNMGIRDAAALAQVLQTAQQQQQDLGSLVVLKSYDRWRRYENWLVLLMTDLLNRTFSNHWLPLVTLRRIVLHGMITWTPLRQLFLRLMTGLWGRQP